In Canis lupus familiaris isolate Mischka breed German Shepherd chromosome 23, alternate assembly UU_Cfam_GSD_1.0, whole genome shotgun sequence, the following are encoded in one genomic region:
- the EOMES gene encoding eomesodermin homolog isoform X1 codes for MQLGEQLLVSSVNLPGAHFYPLESARGGGGGSAGHLPGAAPSPQRLDLDKAPKKFPGSLACETGSGEPTAASAGAPAAMLSDADAGDAFASAAAVAKPGPPDGRKGSPCGEEELPSAAAAAAAAAAAAAAAATARYSMDSLSSERYYLQSPGPQGSELAAPCSLFPYQAAAAAPHGSVYPAPNGARYPYGSMLPPGGFPAAVCPPGRAQFGPGAGASSGAGGGGGGAGGPGAYQYSQGAPLYGPYPGAAAAGSCGGLGGLGVPGSGFRAHVYLCNRPLWLKFHRHQTEMIITKQGRRMFPFLSFNINGLNPTAHYNVFVEVVLADPNHWRFQGGKWVTCGKADSNMQGNKMYVHPESPNTGSHWMRQEISFGKLKLTNNKGANNNNTQMIVLQSLHKYQPRLHIVEVTEDGVEDLNEPSKTQTFTFSETQFIAVTAYQNTDITQLKIDHNPFAKGFRDNYDSMYTASENDRLTPSPTDSPRSHQIVPGGRYGVQSFFPEPFVNTLPQARYYNGERTVPQTNGLLSPQQSEEVANPPQRWLVTPVQQPGTNKLDIGSYESEYTSSTLLPYGIKSLPLQTSHALGYYPDPTFPAMAGWGGRGSYQRKMAAGLPWTSRTSPPVFSEDQLSKEKVKEEISSSWIETPPSIKSLDSNDSGVYTSACKRRRLSPSTSSNENSPSIKCEDINAEEYSKDTSKGMGGYYAFYTTP; via the exons ATGCAGTTAGGGGAGCAGCTCTTGGTGAGCTCGGTGAACCTGCCCGGCGCGCACTTCTACCCGCTGGAGAGTGCGCgaggcgggggcggcgggagcgCAGGCCACCTCCCTGGCGCGGCCCCCTCGCCCCAGAGGCTGGACTTAGACAAAGCGCCCAAGAAGTTCCCTGGCAGCCTCGCGTGCGAGACGGGGAGCGGGGAGCCCACGGCCGCCAGCGCGGGGGCCCCCGCGGCCATGCTCAGTGACGCCGACGCCGGGGACGCCTTCGCCAGCGCCGCGGCAGTGGCCAAGCCCGGGCCCCCGGACGGCCGCAAGGGCTCCCCCTGCGGGGAGGAGGAGCTgccctcggccgccgccgccgccgccgccgcggccgccgccgccgccgccgccgccaccgcgcGGTACTCCATGGACAGCCTGAGCTCGGAGCGCTACTACCTCCAGTCCCCCGGGCCTCAGGGCTCCGAGCTGGCCGCGCCCTGCTCGCTCTTCCCCTAccaggcggcggccgcggcgccccACGGATCCGTGTACCCTGCTCCCAACGGGGCGCGCTACCCCTACGGCTCCATGCTGCCCCCCGGCGGCTTCCCCGCGGCCGTGTGCCCACCTGGGAGGGCGCAGTTCGGCCCCGGAGCCGGCGCGAGTAGCggcgcgggaggcggcggcggcggggccggcggcccGGGGGCCTATCAGTACAGCCAGGGCGCCCCGCTCTACGGGCCGTACCCCGGGGCGGCCGCCGCGGGGTCCTGCGGAGGACTGGGGGGGTTGGGGGTTCCTGGTTCCGGCTTCCGTGCCCACGTCTACCTGTGCAACCGGCCTCTGTGGCTCAAATTCCACCGCCACCAAACCGAGATGATCATTACGAAACAGGGCAG GCGCATGTTTCCTTTCTTGAGCTTCAACATAAACGGACTCAATCCCACTGCCCACTACAACGTGTTTGTAGAGGTGGTGCTGGCGGACCCCAACCACTGGCGATTCCAGGGGGGCAAGTGGGTGACCTGCGGCAAGGCGGACAGTAACATGCAGG gCAACAAAATGTATGTTCACCCAGAGTCTCCTAATACTGGTTCCCACTGGATGAGACAGGAGATTTCCTTTGGGAAATTAAAACTCACCAATAACAAAGGCGCAAATAACAACAACACCCAG ATGATAGTGTTACAGTCTTTACACAAGTACCAACCCCGACTGCACATTGTTGAAGTGACAGAGGATGGTGTGGAGGATCTGAATGAGCCCTCAAAGACTCAGACCTTTACCTTCTCCGAAACGCAGTTCATTGCGGTGACTGCCTACCAAAACACCGAT ATAACTCAACTAAAGATTGATCATAACCCCTTTGCAAAAGGCTTCAGAGACAACTACGATTC CATGTACACCGCTTCAGAAAATGACAGGTTAACTCCATCTCCCACGGATTCTCCTAGATCCCATCAGATTGTCCCTGGAGGTCGGTACGGCGTTCAATCCTTCTTCCCGGAGCCCTTTGTCAACACTTTACCTCAAGCCCGATATTATAATGGCGAGAGAACCGTGCCACAGACCAACGGCCTCCTTTCACCCCAACAGAGCGAAGAGGTGGCCAACCCTCCCCAGCGGTGGCTTGTCACGCCTGTCCAACAACCTGGGACCAACAAACTAGACATCGGTTCCTATGAGTCTGAATATACTTCCAGCACCTTGCTCCCCTATGGTATTAAATCCTTGCCCCTCCAGACGTCCCACGCCCTGGGGTATTACCCTGACCCAACCTTCCCTGCCATGGCAGGCTGGGGTGGTCGGGGTTCTTATCAGAGGAAAATGGCAGCTGGACTCCCATGGACCTCCAGAACAAGCCCCCCTGTGTTCTCTGAAGATCAGCTCTCCAAGGagaaagtcaaagaagaaattagctCTTCTTGGATAGAGACACCCCCTTCCATCAAGTCTCTCGATTCCAATGATTCGGGGGTATACACCAGTGCTTGTAAGCGACGGCGGCTGTCTCCTAGCACCTCTAGTAATGAAAATTCGCCCTCCATAAAGTGTGAGGACATTAACGCTGAAGAGTACAGTAAAGACACCTCAAAAGGCATGGGGGGGTATTATGCTTTTTACACAACTCCCTAG
- the EOMES gene encoding eomesodermin homolog isoform X2: MQLGEQLLVSSVNLPGAHFYPLESARGGGGGSAGHLPGAAPSPQRLDLDKAPKKFPGSLACETGSGEPTAASAGAPAAMLSDADAGDAFASAAAVAKPGPPDGRKGSPCGEEELPSAAAAAAAAAAAAAAAATARYSMDSLSSERYYLQSPGPQGSELAAPCSLFPYQAAAAAPHGSVYPAPNGARYPYGSMLPPGGFPAAVCPPGRAQFGPGAGASSGAGGGGGGAGGPGAYQYSQGAPLYGPYPGAAAAGSCGGLGGLGVPGSGFRAHVYLCNRPLWLKFHRHQTEMIITKQGRRMFPFLSFNINGLNPTAHYNVFVEVVLADPNHWRFQGGKWVTCGKADSNMQGNKMYVHPESPNTGSHWMRQEISFGKLKLTNNKGANNNNTQMIVLQSLHKYQPRLHIVEVTEDGVEDLNEPSKTQTFTFSETQFIAVTAYQNTDITQLKIDHNPFAKGFRDNYDSSHQIVPGGRYGVQSFFPEPFVNTLPQARYYNGERTVPQTNGLLSPQQSEEVANPPQRWLVTPVQQPGTNKLDIGSYESEYTSSTLLPYGIKSLPLQTSHALGYYPDPTFPAMAGWGGRGSYQRKMAAGLPWTSRTSPPVFSEDQLSKEKVKEEISSSWIETPPSIKSLDSNDSGVYTSACKRRRLSPSTSSNENSPSIKCEDINAEEYSKDTSKGMGGYYAFYTTP, encoded by the exons ATGCAGTTAGGGGAGCAGCTCTTGGTGAGCTCGGTGAACCTGCCCGGCGCGCACTTCTACCCGCTGGAGAGTGCGCgaggcgggggcggcgggagcgCAGGCCACCTCCCTGGCGCGGCCCCCTCGCCCCAGAGGCTGGACTTAGACAAAGCGCCCAAGAAGTTCCCTGGCAGCCTCGCGTGCGAGACGGGGAGCGGGGAGCCCACGGCCGCCAGCGCGGGGGCCCCCGCGGCCATGCTCAGTGACGCCGACGCCGGGGACGCCTTCGCCAGCGCCGCGGCAGTGGCCAAGCCCGGGCCCCCGGACGGCCGCAAGGGCTCCCCCTGCGGGGAGGAGGAGCTgccctcggccgccgccgccgccgccgccgcggccgccgccgccgccgccgccgccaccgcgcGGTACTCCATGGACAGCCTGAGCTCGGAGCGCTACTACCTCCAGTCCCCCGGGCCTCAGGGCTCCGAGCTGGCCGCGCCCTGCTCGCTCTTCCCCTAccaggcggcggccgcggcgccccACGGATCCGTGTACCCTGCTCCCAACGGGGCGCGCTACCCCTACGGCTCCATGCTGCCCCCCGGCGGCTTCCCCGCGGCCGTGTGCCCACCTGGGAGGGCGCAGTTCGGCCCCGGAGCCGGCGCGAGTAGCggcgcgggaggcggcggcggcggggccggcggcccGGGGGCCTATCAGTACAGCCAGGGCGCCCCGCTCTACGGGCCGTACCCCGGGGCGGCCGCCGCGGGGTCCTGCGGAGGACTGGGGGGGTTGGGGGTTCCTGGTTCCGGCTTCCGTGCCCACGTCTACCTGTGCAACCGGCCTCTGTGGCTCAAATTCCACCGCCACCAAACCGAGATGATCATTACGAAACAGGGCAG GCGCATGTTTCCTTTCTTGAGCTTCAACATAAACGGACTCAATCCCACTGCCCACTACAACGTGTTTGTAGAGGTGGTGCTGGCGGACCCCAACCACTGGCGATTCCAGGGGGGCAAGTGGGTGACCTGCGGCAAGGCGGACAGTAACATGCAGG gCAACAAAATGTATGTTCACCCAGAGTCTCCTAATACTGGTTCCCACTGGATGAGACAGGAGATTTCCTTTGGGAAATTAAAACTCACCAATAACAAAGGCGCAAATAACAACAACACCCAG ATGATAGTGTTACAGTCTTTACACAAGTACCAACCCCGACTGCACATTGTTGAAGTGACAGAGGATGGTGTGGAGGATCTGAATGAGCCCTCAAAGACTCAGACCTTTACCTTCTCCGAAACGCAGTTCATTGCGGTGACTGCCTACCAAAACACCGAT ATAACTCAACTAAAGATTGATCATAACCCCTTTGCAAAAGGCTTCAGAGACAACTACGATTC ATCCCATCAGATTGTCCCTGGAGGTCGGTACGGCGTTCAATCCTTCTTCCCGGAGCCCTTTGTCAACACTTTACCTCAAGCCCGATATTATAATGGCGAGAGAACCGTGCCACAGACCAACGGCCTCCTTTCACCCCAACAGAGCGAAGAGGTGGCCAACCCTCCCCAGCGGTGGCTTGTCACGCCTGTCCAACAACCTGGGACCAACAAACTAGACATCGGTTCCTATGAGTCTGAATATACTTCCAGCACCTTGCTCCCCTATGGTATTAAATCCTTGCCCCTCCAGACGTCCCACGCCCTGGGGTATTACCCTGACCCAACCTTCCCTGCCATGGCAGGCTGGGGTGGTCGGGGTTCTTATCAGAGGAAAATGGCAGCTGGACTCCCATGGACCTCCAGAACAAGCCCCCCTGTGTTCTCTGAAGATCAGCTCTCCAAGGagaaagtcaaagaagaaattagctCTTCTTGGATAGAGACACCCCCTTCCATCAAGTCTCTCGATTCCAATGATTCGGGGGTATACACCAGTGCTTGTAAGCGACGGCGGCTGTCTCCTAGCACCTCTAGTAATGAAAATTCGCCCTCCATAAAGTGTGAGGACATTAACGCTGAAGAGTACAGTAAAGACACCTCAAAAGGCATGGGGGGGTATTATGCTTTTTACACAACTCCCTAG
- the EOMES gene encoding eomesodermin homolog isoform X3 — protein sequence MFPFLSFNINGLNPTAHYNVFVEVVLADPNHWRFQGGKWVTCGKADSNMQGNKMYVHPESPNTGSHWMRQEISFGKLKLTNNKGANNNNTQMIVLQSLHKYQPRLHIVEVTEDGVEDLNEPSKTQTFTFSETQFIAVTAYQNTDITQLKIDHNPFAKGFRDNYDSMYTASENDRLTPSPTDSPRSHQIVPGGRYGVQSFFPEPFVNTLPQARYYNGERTVPQTNGLLSPQQSEEVANPPQRWLVTPVQQPGTNKLDIGSYESEYTSSTLLPYGIKSLPLQTSHALGYYPDPTFPAMAGWGGRGSYQRKMAAGLPWTSRTSPPVFSEDQLSKEKVKEEISSSWIETPPSIKSLDSNDSGVYTSACKRRRLSPSTSSNENSPSIKCEDINAEEYSKDTSKGMGGYYAFYTTP from the exons ATGTTTCCTTTCTTGAGCTTCAACATAAACGGACTCAATCCCACTGCCCACTACAACGTGTTTGTAGAGGTGGTGCTGGCGGACCCCAACCACTGGCGATTCCAGGGGGGCAAGTGGGTGACCTGCGGCAAGGCGGACAGTAACATGCAGG gCAACAAAATGTATGTTCACCCAGAGTCTCCTAATACTGGTTCCCACTGGATGAGACAGGAGATTTCCTTTGGGAAATTAAAACTCACCAATAACAAAGGCGCAAATAACAACAACACCCAG ATGATAGTGTTACAGTCTTTACACAAGTACCAACCCCGACTGCACATTGTTGAAGTGACAGAGGATGGTGTGGAGGATCTGAATGAGCCCTCAAAGACTCAGACCTTTACCTTCTCCGAAACGCAGTTCATTGCGGTGACTGCCTACCAAAACACCGAT ATAACTCAACTAAAGATTGATCATAACCCCTTTGCAAAAGGCTTCAGAGACAACTACGATTC CATGTACACCGCTTCAGAAAATGACAGGTTAACTCCATCTCCCACGGATTCTCCTAGATCCCATCAGATTGTCCCTGGAGGTCGGTACGGCGTTCAATCCTTCTTCCCGGAGCCCTTTGTCAACACTTTACCTCAAGCCCGATATTATAATGGCGAGAGAACCGTGCCACAGACCAACGGCCTCCTTTCACCCCAACAGAGCGAAGAGGTGGCCAACCCTCCCCAGCGGTGGCTTGTCACGCCTGTCCAACAACCTGGGACCAACAAACTAGACATCGGTTCCTATGAGTCTGAATATACTTCCAGCACCTTGCTCCCCTATGGTATTAAATCCTTGCCCCTCCAGACGTCCCACGCCCTGGGGTATTACCCTGACCCAACCTTCCCTGCCATGGCAGGCTGGGGTGGTCGGGGTTCTTATCAGAGGAAAATGGCAGCTGGACTCCCATGGACCTCCAGAACAAGCCCCCCTGTGTTCTCTGAAGATCAGCTCTCCAAGGagaaagtcaaagaagaaattagctCTTCTTGGATAGAGACACCCCCTTCCATCAAGTCTCTCGATTCCAATGATTCGGGGGTATACACCAGTGCTTGTAAGCGACGGCGGCTGTCTCCTAGCACCTCTAGTAATGAAAATTCGCCCTCCATAAAGTGTGAGGACATTAACGCTGAAGAGTACAGTAAAGACACCTCAAAAGGCATGGGGGGGTATTATGCTTTTTACACAACTCCCTAG